A section of the Mycobacterium sp. 3519A genome encodes:
- a CDS encoding class I SAM-dependent methyltransferase, with amino-acid sequence MTAAPTAKADGTVLTGVSETALLTLRVRANEARRPDSIIDDPMAIELADAIDYDYAKFGFSRRQDMALRALAYDRATRRYLGDHPKATVVALAEGLQTSFFRLDAAGVGDEFRWLTVDLPPMIALRRKLLPASDRIRMLAQSALDFSWMDQVDAEHGVFVTAEGLLMYLQPDEAMALITECAKRFPGGQMMFDLPPSGLKALQRRGVRASLRYRVPPMPFTLSPSEIANLVNMVPGIRAVHDVPFPAARGKVMNTLLWTAQRIPLLDPIRPVFALLEFG; translated from the coding sequence GTGACGGCGGCCCCGACGGCGAAGGCGGACGGCACGGTGTTGACGGGCGTCTCCGAGACCGCCCTGCTGACGCTGAGGGTGCGGGCCAACGAGGCACGCAGGCCGGATTCGATCATCGACGACCCGATGGCGATCGAGTTGGCCGACGCCATCGACTACGACTACGCGAAGTTCGGCTTCTCCCGCCGCCAGGACATGGCGCTGCGGGCCCTGGCCTACGACAGGGCCACCCGCCGCTACCTCGGCGACCACCCGAAGGCGACGGTGGTCGCGCTCGCCGAGGGGTTGCAGACCAGCTTCTTCCGCCTGGACGCTGCCGGGGTCGGCGACGAATTCCGTTGGCTCACCGTGGATCTCCCGCCGATGATCGCGTTGCGTCGTAAGTTGCTGCCCGCCTCCGACCGGATCAGGATGCTGGCCCAGTCGGCGCTCGACTTCAGCTGGATGGACCAGGTCGACGCCGAACACGGCGTGTTTGTCACCGCCGAGGGGCTGCTGATGTACCTGCAACCCGACGAGGCGATGGCGTTGATCACCGAATGCGCCAAACGCTTCCCCGGCGGCCAGATGATGTTCGACCTGCCGCCGAGCGGCCTGAAGGCGTTACAGCGCCGCGGCGTGCGGGCGTCGCTGCGCTACCGGGTGCCACCCATGCCGTTCACGTTGTCGCCGTCGGAGATCGCAAACCTGGTCAACATGGTGCCCGGCATCCGGGCCGTCCATGATGTGCCGTTTCCCGCTGCTCGCGGCAAAGTGATGAACACGCTGCTGTGGACCGCGCAGCGCATTCCGCTGCTCGATCCGATCAGGCCGGTGTTCGCCCTGCTCGAATTCGGCTAG
- a CDS encoding DUF1697 domain-containing protein gives MARYAAFLRGVNVGGVNLKMADVAKAFEEAGFTSVRTILASGNVLFESRAGVDAVRKKAEKALRAAFGYDAWVLAYDVRTVAKISENYPFDREVEGHHSYVTFVTDEQVLDELAALAADAGPDEKIARGDGVIYWQVPKTGTLDTTIGKTMGKKRYKSSTTTRNLRTVEKVLR, from the coding sequence ATGGCCCGGTACGCCGCTTTCCTGCGTGGCGTAAACGTCGGCGGCGTCAATCTCAAGATGGCCGACGTGGCCAAGGCGTTCGAAGAAGCTGGGTTCACAAGCGTCCGAACGATTTTGGCGAGCGGAAACGTGCTGTTCGAGAGCCGCGCCGGGGTGGACGCGGTGCGCAAGAAGGCCGAAAAAGCGCTGCGTGCGGCCTTCGGTTACGACGCCTGGGTACTCGCCTACGACGTGCGCACCGTCGCCAAGATCTCCGAGAACTATCCGTTCGACCGCGAAGTCGAAGGCCACCACTCCTACGTCACCTTCGTCACCGACGAGCAGGTGCTCGACGAGCTCGCTGCGCTCGCCGCGGACGCGGGGCCCGACGAGAAGATCGCCCGCGGTGACGGCGTCATCTATTGGCAGGTGCCCAAGACCGGCACGCTGGACACCACGATCGGGAAGACCATGGGCAAGAAGCGCTACAAATCGTCGACCACCACCCGCAATCTGCGCACCGTGGAGAAGGTGCTGCGGTGA
- a CDS encoding GntR family transcriptional regulator, whose protein sequence is MAELGDWVRVDQNVAKPLFDQLRTQIIDGVRDGKLPPGTRLPTVRELAGQMGLAVNTVARAYRELETAGILETRGRFGTFVARVDPADTAMATAAHTFVTAARALGIEKDDALRYVEAAFG, encoded by the coding sequence GTGGCCGAGTTGGGGGATTGGGTACGCGTTGACCAGAACGTCGCCAAGCCGCTTTTCGACCAGCTCAGGACGCAGATCATCGACGGGGTCAGAGACGGCAAGCTGCCGCCTGGGACCCGGCTGCCGACGGTCCGCGAACTAGCGGGGCAAATGGGGCTGGCGGTCAACACAGTGGCACGCGCATATCGGGAACTGGAAACGGCGGGGATTCTCGAAACCCGGGGGCGTTTCGGGACTTTCGTGGCGCGGGTCGATCCGGCGGACACCGCGATGGCGACCGCCGCGCACACGTTCGTCACCGCGGCGCGCGCGCTGGGGATCGAGAAGGACGACGCGTTGCGCTACGTCGAGGCCGCGTTCGGCTGA
- a CDS encoding nitronate monooxygenase family protein gives MTINTKFTETFGIEHPIVQGGMQWVGRAELVAAVANSGALGFITALTQPTPKDLANEIAKCRDLTDKPFGVNLTILPTINPPPYDEYRQVIVDSGIKIVETAGSNPAPHLPMFHDNGIKVLHKCTSVRHAVKAQSLGVDGISIDGFECAGHPGEDDIPGLVLIPAAAAKIDIPMIASGGFADARGLVAALALGADGINMGSRFMCTVESAIHQNVKEAIVAGSELDTELIFRPLRNTARVASNAVSREVVEILNRGGQFSDVKDLVAGKRGVKVYEVGDLDAGIWSVGTAMGLINDIPTCVELVSRIVAEAEELITGRLADMVELDAEENVA, from the coding sequence ATGACGATCAACACGAAGTTCACCGAGACGTTCGGGATCGAACACCCGATCGTGCAGGGTGGCATGCAGTGGGTCGGCCGCGCAGAACTCGTTGCCGCCGTGGCGAACTCGGGTGCGCTCGGCTTCATCACCGCGCTGACCCAGCCGACGCCGAAGGATCTGGCCAACGAGATCGCCAAGTGCCGCGACCTGACGGACAAGCCGTTCGGGGTCAACCTGACCATCCTGCCGACGATCAACCCGCCGCCCTACGACGAGTACCGCCAGGTGATCGTCGACTCCGGCATCAAGATCGTCGAGACCGCCGGGTCGAACCCGGCGCCGCATCTGCCGATGTTCCACGACAACGGGATCAAGGTGCTGCACAAGTGCACCTCGGTGCGGCATGCGGTCAAGGCACAAAGCCTGGGCGTCGACGGCATCAGCATCGACGGTTTCGAATGCGCGGGTCATCCCGGCGAGGACGACATCCCGGGCCTGGTGCTGATTCCCGCTGCCGCCGCCAAGATCGACATCCCGATGATCGCGTCGGGCGGTTTCGCCGACGCGCGTGGTCTGGTCGCGGCGCTGGCACTGGGTGCCGACGGCATCAACATGGGCTCGCGGTTCATGTGCACCGTCGAGTCGGCGATCCACCAGAACGTCAAGGAAGCGATCGTCGCGGGCAGCGAACTCGACACCGAACTGATCTTCCGACCGCTGCGCAACACCGCGCGGGTGGCGAGCAATGCGGTGTCGCGTGAGGTGGTCGAGATCCTCAACCGCGGCGGACAGTTCTCCGACGTCAAGGACCTGGTCGCGGGCAAGCGCGGCGTCAAGGTCTACGAGGTCGGTGACCTGGATGCCGGCATCTGGTCGGTCGGCACCGCGATGGGCCTGATCAACGACATCCCGACCTGTGTCGAGCTGGTGTCGCGCATTGTCGCGGAAGCGGAGGAGCTGATCACCGGCAGGCTGGCCGACATGGTCGAGCTAGACGCTGAAGAGAACGTGGCTTAG
- a CDS encoding type IV toxin-antitoxin system AbiEi family antitoxin domain-containing protein: MLNEFLRRQDGVITLAQAHQAGLSRHAVDRRVRSKHWRRVTPGVFFVDDRPFTDAARVRASVWGYGANAAASGLAAAWWHDLTKFAPDIVEVTVPRASHHPHRDGVRMRRRDLAPADVVERKTLRVTELALTVVEAAVRTRGGAALMDSALQRHVDLRDLWRAHLRNKGRHGSPAARRLLQAASDGARSEAERLLVSLLRQAGITGWQANYPVGGYKVDVGFPKQKVALEADGWAFHSDPDVFVGDRNRQNKIALLGWTVLRFTWLDLTMYPDRVIAEIRQAIR; the protein is encoded by the coding sequence GTGCTCAATGAATTTCTACGGCGGCAAGACGGCGTCATCACCTTGGCGCAAGCACATCAAGCGGGGCTGAGCAGGCACGCCGTCGACCGGCGGGTCCGGTCGAAGCACTGGCGTCGCGTAACGCCAGGCGTGTTTTTCGTCGACGACCGTCCATTCACCGATGCAGCACGCGTGCGAGCCTCCGTCTGGGGCTACGGTGCGAACGCCGCCGCCAGTGGGCTCGCGGCCGCGTGGTGGCACGATCTGACGAAGTTCGCGCCGGACATCGTCGAAGTGACCGTACCGAGAGCGAGTCACCATCCGCACCGCGACGGTGTGCGCATGCGACGACGCGACTTGGCGCCGGCGGACGTCGTCGAGCGAAAAACCTTGCGGGTAACTGAGTTAGCGCTCACCGTCGTCGAGGCTGCCGTCCGGACTCGAGGTGGTGCCGCCTTGATGGATTCGGCGTTGCAGCGCCACGTCGATCTGCGCGACCTCTGGCGTGCACATCTGCGCAATAAGGGCCGCCACGGATCGCCCGCGGCCAGACGGCTACTGCAAGCAGCCTCCGACGGCGCCCGTTCGGAAGCCGAACGACTTCTCGTGAGCCTGCTCCGCCAGGCGGGCATCACCGGCTGGCAAGCGAACTATCCAGTCGGCGGCTACAAAGTCGACGTCGGATTTCCCAAGCAGAAGGTGGCCCTGGAAGCGGATGGATGGGCGTTCCACAGCGACCCGGATGTGTTTGTCGGCGACCGCAACAGGCAGAACAAGATCGCTTTGCTTGGGTGGACGGTCCTGCGGTTCACCTGGCTGGACCTCACGATGTACCCGGATCGAGTGATTGCCGAGATAAGGCAAGCGATCCGTTGA
- a CDS encoding NAD-dependent deacylase — protein sequence MQLTVLSGAGISAESGVPTFRDAETGLWAKVDPYEISSTEGWREHPDKVWAWYLWRHHMMGAVQPNNGHLAVAAWQDYADVHVVTQNVDNLHERAGSQKVYHLHGSLFEFRCDHCQGEYREAIPDMPEPVASVDPPQCSCGGLIRPNVVWFGEALPEDAWQRSVDAVTNADLVIVVGTSSIVYPAAGLPEFAVAKGIPVIEVNPEPTPLSDSATAVVRESAATALPGLLQRIPTLLT from the coding sequence GTGCAACTGACCGTGCTCAGCGGGGCAGGCATTTCCGCAGAGAGCGGAGTGCCGACGTTCCGCGACGCCGAGACGGGGCTGTGGGCGAAGGTCGACCCCTACGAGATCTCCAGCACCGAGGGTTGGCGGGAGCACCCGGACAAGGTGTGGGCCTGGTACCTGTGGCGGCACCACATGATGGGCGCGGTGCAGCCCAACAACGGCCACCTGGCCGTAGCGGCCTGGCAGGACTACGCCGACGTGCACGTCGTCACCCAGAACGTCGACAATCTGCACGAGCGCGCCGGCAGCCAGAAGGTCTACCACCTGCACGGCAGCTTGTTCGAATTCCGTTGCGACCATTGCCAGGGCGAGTATCGCGAGGCGATTCCCGACATGCCCGAACCGGTGGCGTCTGTTGATCCGCCGCAGTGTTCGTGCGGCGGGTTGATCCGCCCGAACGTGGTGTGGTTCGGCGAGGCGCTGCCCGAGGACGCGTGGCAGCGGTCGGTCGACGCGGTGACAAACGCCGATCTGGTGATCGTGGTGGGCACCTCCTCGATCGTCTACCCGGCGGCCGGACTGCCCGAGTTCGCGGTGGCCAAGGGCATCCCGGTCATCGAGGTCAACCCCGAGCCCACACCGCTGTCCGACTCGGCGACGGCGGTGGTGCGCGAATCGGCCGCGACCGCGCTGCCGGGCCTGCTGCAGCGGATACCGACCCTGCTCACTTAG
- a CDS encoding PPOX class F420-dependent oxidoreductase — MGRQVFDDKLLAVLCGNSLGVLATIKRDGRPQLSNVSYWFDKPNLTIQASITEDRAKTRNLRRDPRASIHVSSDDGWAYAVAEGEAVLTPPAAAPDDDTVEALIALYRNIAGEHPDWDDYRRAMVDERRVVMTLPIAHVYGMPPGRR; from the coding sequence ATGGGGCGCCAGGTGTTCGACGACAAGCTGTTGGCCGTGCTGTGCGGGAACTCGCTGGGCGTGCTGGCCACCATCAAACGCGACGGCAGGCCGCAGTTGTCGAACGTGTCGTACTGGTTCGACAAGCCCAACCTGACCATCCAGGCGTCGATCACGGAGGACCGCGCCAAGACCCGCAACCTGCGCCGCGACCCGAGGGCGTCGATCCACGTCAGTTCCGACGACGGTTGGGCGTACGCCGTCGCCGAGGGCGAGGCGGTGCTGACCCCGCCCGCCGCAGCGCCGGACGACGACACCGTCGAGGCGCTGATTGCGTTGTATCGCAATATCGCAGGCGAGCATCCCGACTGGGACGACTACCGGCGCGCCATGGTCGACGAACGTCGGGTGGTGATGACGCTGCCGATCGCCCACGTCTACGGGATGCCGCCGGGCAGGCGATAA
- a CDS encoding class I SAM-dependent methyltransferase yields the protein MSSTTVDNPFFARVWTWMASHEPEPLKRLRRENLAGLSGRVLEVGAGTGTNFALYPDTVTEVVAVEPERRLAVQAQQAAAAAPVPVTVSSQTVEQFSDSEPFDAAVCSLVLCSVDEPSSVVRQLFSVLKPGGELRYFEHIASTGARARLQRIADATLWPRLAGNCHTHRHTEQTIADAGFTVTRARREWVVPRWLPVPTSEVALGRAVKPSPPA from the coding sequence ATGAGCAGCACGACCGTCGATAATCCGTTCTTCGCCAGGGTGTGGACCTGGATGGCCAGCCACGAGCCCGAACCGCTCAAGCGGCTGAGGCGGGAGAACCTCGCGGGCCTTTCGGGCCGTGTGCTCGAGGTCGGCGCGGGCACCGGGACGAACTTCGCGCTGTATCCGGACACCGTGACCGAGGTGGTCGCGGTCGAGCCCGAGCGCAGGCTGGCGGTGCAGGCGCAGCAGGCGGCGGCCGCGGCGCCGGTGCCGGTCACCGTCAGCAGCCAGACGGTGGAGCAGTTCTCGGACAGCGAGCCCTTCGACGCGGCCGTGTGCTCGTTGGTGCTGTGTTCGGTCGACGAACCGTCAAGCGTTGTGCGGCAACTGTTTTCGGTGCTGAAGCCGGGCGGTGAGCTGCGCTACTTCGAGCACATCGCCAGCACCGGCGCGCGGGCCCGGTTGCAGCGCATTGCCGACGCCACGCTGTGGCCGCGGTTGGCAGGCAACTGCCACACGCATCGGCACACCGAGCAGACCATCGCCGACGCGGGCTTCACGGTGACCCGTGCGCGCCGCGAGTGGGTGGTTCCGCGGTGGCTGCCGGTGCCGACGTCGGAGGTCGCACTCGGCCGGGCCGTCAAGCCTTCGCCTCCGGCGTGA
- a CDS encoding TetR/AcrR family transcriptional regulator, translating to MTVERLRRRRRAPRGSGDQLREDILDAGTELLLETGHAKAVSIRSVAQRVGVTPPSIYLHFADKDALLDAVCARYFEKLDEEMQRVAADQPSNIDVLRAQGLAYVKFAVKTPELYRIAMMSESRPGSDVDMALNTSAFVHMRNAVEALIADGTYPAGDATTFALELWTVAHGLAALLISRPYLPWGDTEVFVDRVLRAMCVGQIVTGPLDLDLSPTQTIGMLKGMLDEQHDRR from the coding sequence GTGACGGTTGAACGGTTGCGTCGTCGGCGGCGGGCACCGCGCGGTTCCGGTGACCAGTTGCGCGAGGACATTCTGGACGCGGGGACTGAACTGCTGCTCGAGACCGGACACGCGAAGGCGGTGTCCATCCGGTCGGTCGCGCAGCGGGTCGGGGTCACGCCGCCGTCGATCTATCTGCACTTCGCCGACAAGGACGCGTTACTGGACGCCGTATGCGCGAGGTACTTCGAGAAACTCGACGAGGAGATGCAACGCGTCGCGGCGGATCAGCCGTCGAACATCGACGTGCTGCGCGCCCAGGGGTTGGCCTACGTCAAGTTCGCGGTGAAAACACCTGAGCTGTACCGCATCGCGATGATGAGCGAGAGCAGGCCGGGCAGTGACGTCGACATGGCGCTGAACACTTCGGCGTTCGTGCACATGCGCAACGCTGTGGAGGCGTTGATCGCCGACGGCACATATCCTGCGGGCGACGCGACCACCTTCGCGCTGGAACTGTGGACGGTGGCGCACGGCTTGGCGGCGCTGCTGATCTCGCGGCCGTATCTACCGTGGGGGGACACCGAGGTGTTCGTCGACCGGGTGTTGAGGGCGATGTGCGTCGGTCAGATCGTGACCGGGCCGCTCGACCTCGACCTGTCGCCCACACAGACCATCGGAATGCTGAAGGGGATGCTCGATGAGCAGCACGACCGTCGATAA
- a CDS encoding DoxX family protein, whose product MATTQVSTRSDASIADVGLLILRIGVGAAVVQAGLIKAFDFRTTVDFMEAGGWRLPGFAAFMVTAAETAGGVGLLLGAMTPLAACAVIAAMLDAWAVNVAAAAFWSEPFNVPFLLAVGAATVLFTGAGCYSVDAKVFGRTRFGVRVAVSLLVVAVAAALLTWILLNGTNPIHFTAPPPA is encoded by the coding sequence ATGGCGACCACACAAGTGAGTACCCGCAGCGACGCCTCCATAGCGGACGTCGGCCTGCTCATCTTGCGGATCGGCGTCGGCGCCGCAGTGGTTCAGGCCGGGCTGATCAAAGCGTTCGACTTCCGCACCACGGTCGACTTCATGGAAGCCGGCGGTTGGCGCCTGCCCGGATTCGCCGCGTTCATGGTCACCGCCGCCGAAACCGCAGGTGGCGTCGGCCTGCTGCTCGGTGCAATGACACCGTTGGCCGCCTGCGCGGTGATCGCCGCGATGCTCGACGCGTGGGCGGTCAACGTCGCGGCCGCCGCGTTCTGGTCGGAACCGTTCAACGTCCCGTTCCTGCTCGCGGTCGGTGCCGCGACGGTGCTGTTCACCGGCGCAGGCTGCTACTCAGTGGATGCCAAGGTCTTCGGCCGCACCCGGTTCGGCGTCCGCGTCGCAGTGAGTTTGCTGGTCGTGGCCGTCGCCGCGGCGCTGCTGACCTGGATCCTGCTGAACGGCACGAACCCGATCCACTTCACGGCGCCCCCACCTGCCTGA
- a CDS encoding DUF5302 domain-containing protein — MASEGGSEATRESAAEPEDDTKRKFREALERKKAKAAGGADHKNGGAKQPRAHGPLESRREFRRKSG; from the coding sequence ATGGCATCAGAGGGCGGGAGCGAAGCGACCCGGGAATCGGCAGCGGAACCGGAAGACGACACCAAGCGCAAGTTCCGGGAAGCGCTGGAGCGGAAGAAGGCCAAGGCAGCGGGCGGTGCCGACCACAAAAACGGTGGCGCCAAGCAGCCTCGGGCACACGGACCGTTGGAAAGCCGTCGGGAGTTCCGCCGCAAGAGCGGTTAG
- a CDS encoding 3-hydroxyacyl-CoA dehydrogenase, whose protein sequence is MEIKDAVAVVTGGASGLGLATTKRLLDRGASVVVIDLKGGDAVKELGDRAQFVETNVTDPDAVSAALDAAEKMGPLRINVNCAGIGNAIKTLSKDGPFPLDGFKKVIEVNLIGTFNVLRLAAERIAKTEPVNGERGVIINTASVAAFEGQIGQAAYSASKGGVVGMTLPIARDLSRDLIRVVTIAPGLFKTPLLGSLPEEAQASLGKQVPHPARLGDPDEYGALAVHIVENPMLNGEVIRLDGAIRMAPR, encoded by the coding sequence GTGGAGATCAAAGACGCAGTAGCCGTTGTCACGGGTGGCGCCTCGGGGCTGGGGCTGGCGACGACGAAGCGCCTGCTCGACCGTGGCGCGTCCGTGGTCGTCATCGACCTCAAGGGTGGGGACGCGGTCAAAGAACTCGGCGATCGCGCCCAGTTCGTCGAGACCAACGTGACCGACCCCGACGCGGTGAGCGCTGCGCTGGACGCGGCCGAGAAGATGGGCCCGCTGCGCATCAACGTCAACTGCGCAGGCATCGGCAACGCGATCAAGACGCTGAGCAAGGACGGCCCGTTCCCGCTCGACGGGTTCAAGAAGGTCATCGAGGTCAACCTGATCGGCACCTTCAACGTGCTGCGGCTGGCCGCCGAGCGGATCGCCAAGACCGAACCCGTCAACGGTGAGCGCGGCGTCATCATCAACACCGCGTCCGTCGCCGCGTTCGAAGGCCAGATCGGTCAGGCCGCGTACTCGGCATCGAAGGGCGGCGTCGTCGGCATGACCCTGCCGATCGCGCGCGACCTGTCCCGCGACTTGATCCGCGTCGTGACGATCGCCCCCGGTCTGTTCAAGACCCCGTTGCTGGGCTCGCTACCGGAGGAGGCGCAGGCCTCGCTGGGCAAGCAGGTGCCGCATCCCGCGCGTCTCGGCGATCCCGACGAGTACGGCGCGCTGGCGGTGCACATCGTCGAGAACCCGATGCTCAACGGTGAGGTGATCCGGTTGGATGGGGCGATCAGGATGGCGCCCCGATGA
- a CDS encoding MMPL family transporter, with protein sequence MLQRIALLAIAAPRRIIAVALLVMVASGIFGIPVAKHLSAGGFQDPTSESAQATKLLVDKFGQGDMELLISVTSDRGAQAPAARAVGTEITDQLKASPYVGEVTSAWTAPASAAPALVSKDGKTGLIVAGVTGGESGAQQHAKELTEKLVHDRDGVTVRAGGEAMIYVQINSQSEKDLLTMESIAIPLSFLVLVWVFGGVISAALPLAVGGFAILGSMAVLRAVTLITDVSIFAMNLTVAMGLALAIDYTLLIISRYRDELADGADRDRALVRTMTTAGRTVLFSAMTVALSMIAMVLFPMYFLKSFAYAGIAVVAFAAVAAIVVAPAAIALLGDRLDSLDVRRLARWVFRRPDPVRKPIEQTFWYRTTKGVMRRAIPVGLAIVTLLLVLGAPFLGIRWGFPDDRVLPQSLSARQVGDDMRDNFAVDSARNVTVVMPDTTGVAPPDLDRYASELSQVPDVSSVSAPGGTYVDGRKAGPPSAATGFKDGSAFLTVGSTAPLFSDASEAQLDRLRAVPAPAGEHVQLTGVAQINRDSSDAITSRLPMVLGVIAAITFVLLFLLTGSVVLPLKALVLNVLSLTAAFGALVWIFQEGHLGALGTTPTGTIVANLPVLLFCIAFGLSMDYEVFLVSRIREYWLQSGKTRADNDESVALGLARTGRVVTAAALLMAISFAALIAAQVAFMRMFGVGLTLAVLADATLVRMLLVPAFMHVLGRWNWWAPKPLAKLHERIGISETADDDEPRVDDRRRVAAAVADTG encoded by the coding sequence GTGCTGCAACGCATCGCACTGCTCGCCATTGCCGCACCCCGCCGGATCATCGCGGTGGCCCTCCTGGTGATGGTGGCCTCCGGAATCTTCGGCATCCCGGTGGCCAAGCACTTGTCGGCAGGCGGATTCCAGGACCCGACGTCGGAGTCGGCGCAGGCGACCAAGTTGCTCGTCGACAAGTTCGGTCAGGGTGACATGGAGCTGTTGATCAGCGTCACGTCCGACCGCGGCGCGCAGGCACCGGCCGCGCGCGCCGTCGGCACCGAGATCACCGACCAGCTGAAGGCATCGCCGTATGTGGGGGAGGTGACCTCCGCGTGGACCGCGCCTGCGTCCGCCGCTCCCGCGCTGGTCAGTAAGGACGGCAAGACGGGGCTGATCGTCGCGGGCGTCACCGGCGGCGAGAGCGGTGCCCAGCAGCATGCGAAGGAGCTGACCGAAAAGCTGGTGCACGACCGCGACGGCGTCACTGTGCGCGCGGGCGGTGAGGCGATGATCTACGTGCAGATCAACAGCCAGAGCGAAAAGGACCTGCTGACAATGGAATCCATCGCGATTCCGTTGAGCTTCCTCGTGCTGGTCTGGGTGTTCGGCGGTGTGATCTCCGCCGCGCTGCCGTTGGCCGTCGGCGGCTTCGCGATCCTGGGCTCGATGGCGGTGCTGCGGGCCGTCACGTTGATCACCGACGTGTCGATCTTCGCGATGAACCTGACGGTCGCGATGGGGTTGGCACTGGCCATCGACTACACGCTGCTGATCATCAGCAGGTACCGCGACGAACTCGCAGACGGCGCCGACCGCGACCGCGCGCTGGTGCGCACGATGACCACCGCGGGCCGCACCGTGTTGTTCTCGGCGATGACGGTCGCGCTGTCGATGATCGCGATGGTGCTCTTCCCGATGTACTTCCTGAAGTCGTTCGCCTATGCGGGCATCGCGGTGGTGGCGTTCGCGGCGGTGGCCGCGATCGTGGTGGCGCCCGCGGCGATCGCGCTGCTCGGCGACCGGTTGGACTCCCTCGACGTGCGTCGACTGGCCCGCTGGGTGTTTCGCAGGCCCGACCCGGTGCGCAAGCCGATCGAGCAGACCTTCTGGTATCGCACCACCAAAGGCGTTATGCGGCGCGCGATTCCGGTCGGATTGGCGATCGTCACCCTGCTGCTGGTGTTGGGCGCGCCGTTCCTCGGCATCAGATGGGGCTTCCCCGACGATCGTGTCCTGCCGCAGTCGCTGTCCGCGCGACAAGTGGGCGACGACATGCGCGACAACTTCGCCGTCGACTCCGCGCGCAACGTCACCGTCGTCATGCCGGACACCACCGGCGTCGCACCGCCCGACCTAGACCGGTACGCGTCGGAGCTGTCGCAGGTGCCCGACGTGTCGTCGGTGTCGGCGCCCGGCGGCACGTACGTCGACGGCAGGAAGGCCGGACCACCCTCTGCCGCAACGGGATTCAAGGACGGTAGCGCGTTCCTGACCGTCGGCAGCACCGCGCCGCTGTTCAGCGATGCGTCGGAGGCCCAACTCGACCGACTGCGCGCGGTGCCTGCGCCCGCGGGTGAGCACGTGCAGTTGACCGGTGTCGCCCAGATCAATCGCGACAGTTCCGATGCGATCACCTCACGGTTGCCGATGGTCCTCGGCGTTATCGCCGCGATCACGTTCGTGCTGTTGTTCCTGCTGACCGGCAGCGTGGTGCTGCCGCTGAAGGCGTTGGTGCTCAACGTGTTGTCGCTGACCGCCGCGTTCGGCGCGCTGGTGTGGATCTTCCAGGAGGGTCATCTCGGCGCGCTCGGCACCACACCGACGGGCACGATCGTCGCCAATCTGCCGGTGTTGTTGTTCTGTATCGCGTTCGGGCTGTCGATGGACTACGAGGTGTTCCTGGTGTCGCGGATCCGCGAGTACTGGCTGCAGTCCGGCAAGACGCGCGCAGATAACGACGAAAGCGTCGCCCTCGGCCTGGCCCGCACCGGTCGCGTCGTGACCGCCGCCGCCTTGTTGATGGCGATCTCGTTCGCCGCGCTGATCGCCGCTCAGGTGGCGTTCATGCGGATGTTCGGGGTCGGCCTGACGCTCGCGGTGCTCGCCGACGCCACCCTGGTCCGCATGCTGTTGGTGCCCGCCTTCATGCATGTGCTGGGCCGGTGGAACTGGTGGGCGCCCAAGCCATTGGCCAAGTTGCACGAGCGCATCGGCATCAGTGAGACGGCCGACGACGACGAGCCACGGGTCGACGATCGACGACGCGTCGCCGCCGCGGTGGCGGACACTGGTTAG